DNA from Tachysurus fulvidraco isolate hzauxx_2018 chromosome 16, HZAU_PFXX_2.0, whole genome shotgun sequence:
AAAGATTATACACGCATGTATTAGAAAAGAGAAGTAAActatcatattatatataatctgATACATAAATCTGAAAATCTACTTTCCAGCTACCAGTTAGAGGCTCTtgtaatattttcaaatattgtTAATGCATTTAGGCATAAAACCATTTTTTCCCCACCTTTAATATCATCTATAAATTTCCAAAGCAAACAAATTGCCCAGTTTTACTGAACTGGTTCCATACTCACTGGAGCTTCCATAGTTTCCCCATCCAGAGACTGTGCACCAGGTGTCCACAACAGGACAGCTGTTAGGTAGCGCAATAGGCTGGACATAATTATTCAAAGTAGCAGGTTGTCTCAGCTTGATGAGCATGATGTCACTGTCACCAGTCCAGGAGCTATAGTTGGGATGGCGGATTACTTTGGATGAGACGATCACCTGCTCAGTACCCTCATTATTCTGAATGTGGGGCTTACCCAAACGAACCTCCAGACGACTAAAGATGGAATGGATCTTTAAGTTCAAGAGGCGCATTTTGCATAATGTATTATTAACTAATCACAAGATAAATCACTTACGATTTGTAGCAGTGAGCAGCAGACACAACCCAGTTCTGACTAATCAGAGAACCACTACAGAAGTGATAGCCGACATTCAGAGATGCTTGCCAAGGCTTGGGGTAGGATGTACACCCCTCATACTCTTCAACAATCTTGTGACGATGCAGAGCTACTGGATATTGGATACATGATTGCATATCAAAATATATTCAGTATTGTTTCTGTCATATCATACAACCCAATGGTCTCTAGAAGAGTTG
Protein-coding regions in this window:
- the LOC113655612 gene encoding trypsin-2-like, with amino-acid sequence MNSLVLLLLVGACLALHRHKIVEEYEGCTSYPKPWQASLNVGYHFCSGSLISQNWVVSAAHCYKSRLEVRLGKPHIQNNEGTEQVIVSSKVIRHPNYSSWTGDSDIMLIKLRQPATLNNYVQPIALPNSCPVVDTWCTVSGWGNYGSSTADHTKLQCLEVPVLSDWDCKYCYQTNNMFCAGFLEGGRDCWGDTGGSLVCNGELQGIVPWNYKCSEKNCIGVYVKVCVFTSWISQAMANS